The Glycine soja cultivar W05 chromosome 3, ASM419377v2, whole genome shotgun sequence genome window below encodes:
- the LOC114406138 gene encoding probable envelope ADP,ATP carrier protein, chloroplastic, which yields MSESEERATLTWRKIPILLKSSPNDVVLVPPTSPRKNDAVTGFFAPTSGTRCKFASVSVAERKFDKEFAPTAAQLLQHPLAVVALVPKDAALFLAGALAGAAAKSFTAPLDRIKLLMQTHGVRVGHGSAKKAIGFIEALTVIGKEEGIKGYWKGNLPQVIRVIPYSAVQLFAYEIYKKIFKGKDGELSVLGRLAAGAFAGMTSTFITYPLDVLRLRLAVEPGYRTMSEVALSMLREEGFASFYYGLGPSLIGIAPYIAVNFCVFDLLKKSLPEKYQKRTETSLVTAVVSASLATLTCYPLDTVRRQMQLRGTPYKTVLDAISGIVARDGVIGLYRGFVPNALKNLPNSSIRLTTYDIVKRLIAASEKEFQTITEENRNKQKKPQ from the exons ATGTCAGAATCAGAGGAGCGAGCCACGCTGACGTGGCGCAAAATCCCCATCCTCCTCAAATCCTCCCCCAACGACGTCGTTCTCGTCCCCCCCACCAGCCCCCGCAAAAACGACGCCGTCACCGGCTTCTTCGCTCCGACCAGTGGCACCCGCTGTAAATTCGCCAGCGTCTCGGTGGCAGAAAGGAAATTCGACAAAGAATTCGCGCCCACGGCGGCACAGCTTCTGCAGCACCCCCTCGCCGTCGTCGCATTGGTTCCCAAAGACGCCGCCCTCTTTCTCGCCGGCGCCCTTGCCGGCGCCGCCGCGAAATCCTTCACTGCCCCCCTCGACCGCATCAAGCTCCTCATGCAG ACTCACGGCGTGCGAGTTGGACACGGAAGCGCGAAGAAGGCGATTGGTTTCATTGAG GCCTTAACTGTAATAGGGAAGGAAGAAGGCATCAAAGGTTATTGGAAGGGCAACCTCCCCCAG GTGATTCGGGTTATACCTTACAGTGCTGTCCAGctttttgcttatgaaatttACAAG AAAATATTCAAGGGAAAGGATGGTGAGCTCTCTGTTCTGGGAAGACTTGCAGCAGGTGCTTTTGCTGGCATGACATCAACTTTT ATAACTTACCCATTAGATGTCCTGAGATTACGATTAGCTGTTGAACCTGGTTATCGAACAATGTCAGAG GTTGCGTTGAGCATGCTAAGAGAGGAAGGATTTGCATCTTTCTACTATGGCCTTGGGCCTTCTCTGATTGGAATAGCTCCATATATTGCAGTGAacttttgtgtttttgattt ATTAAAGAAGTCATTGCCAGAGAAATATCAAAAGAGAACTGAAACATCTCTAGTCACTGCTGTGGTTTCTGCATCACTTGCCACACTTACATGCTATCCTCTGGATACAGTGCGAAGACAGATGCAATTGAGGGGTACACCTTATAAGACAGTATTAGATGCCATTTCAG GTATTGTGGCACGGGATGGAGTTATTGGCTTGTATCGGGGATTTGTGCCCAATGCTTTGAAAAACTTACCAAACAGCAG CATCAGGCTTACTACATATGACATTGTCAAACGCCTAATTGCAGCTAGTGAGAAAGAGTTTCAAACAATTACTGAGGAAAACCGCAACAAACAAAAGAAACCCCAATAG
- the LOC114405410 gene encoding uncharacterized protein LOC114405410, producing MVAIDAEVGDLDVVLDLDEVGDVVVGLVATLPMTRTHSLPVELLIIRFLLKEMLGSLLKDVVMVDHEVLTVVVVVVMEVSAMVKLVKLKKDDLGEHLIVAVGLDEEMNSNMKVQDVVTGEPKLMNLLR from the exons ATGGTTGCCATTGATGCCGAGGTCGGGGATTTGGACGTGGTCTTGGATTTGGACGAGGTGGGGGACGTGGTCGTGGGTTTAGTCGCGACTCTTCCAATGACGAGAACTCATTCCCTACCAGTGGAGCTCCTTATAATCAGGTTTCTTTTGAAGGAAATGCTTGGAAGTCTTCTGAAAGACGTGGTTATGGTGGACCACGAGGTCCTTACCGTGGTGGTGGTGGTCGTCATGGAGGTTTCAGCAATGGTGAAACTGGTGAAGCTAAAGAAGGACGACCTCGGAGAGCATTTGATCGTCGCAGTGGGATTGGATGAGG AAATGAATTCAAACATGAAGGTTCAGGACGTGGTAACTGGGGAACCCAAACTGATGAACTTGCTCA GGTAA
- the LOC114406140 gene encoding alcohol dehydrogenase 6-like, whose amino-acid sequence MAGRVVVANGNLNPNNTRGKTITCKAAVAYGPGEPFVVERVLVHPPQKMEVRIKILFTTICHTDLTAWQGQGHQRVRFDALILGFSAMKLPGLGIGCASRDSSITKNASHPPNGVVPWSQNSRIKFWRHQREESIATFCKRMHEWSGEVR is encoded by the exons ATGGCAGGCCGAGTGGTTGTTGCTAATGGGAACTTGAATCCAAATAATACCAGGGGAAAGACCATTACTTGCAAAG CTGCCGTGGCATATGGTCCTGGAGAACCCTTTGTGGTGGAACGTGTTCTTGTCCATCCTCCTCAGAAAATGGAGGTTCGAATCAAGATCCTCTTCACCACAATCTGCCACACCGATCTCACTGCTTGGCAAGGCCAG gGGCACCAAAGAGTGAGGTTTGACGCGCTTATCCTCGGATTTTCGGCCATGAAGCTTCCGG GGTTGGGGATTGGCTGTGCTAGTAGGGATTCATCTATCACCAAAAATGCTTCCCATCCACCCAATGGAGTTGTTCCATGGTCGCAGAATAGTAGGATCAAATTTTGGAGGCATCAAAGGGAAGAGTCAATTGCCACATTTTGCAAAAGAATGCATGAATGGA GTGGTGAAGTTAGATGA